In one window of Episyrphus balteatus chromosome 3, idEpiBalt1.1, whole genome shotgun sequence DNA:
- the LOC129914767 gene encoding periodic tryptophan protein 1 homolog, which produces MEEEINTESEATVNFVPVICFVKRGIAKERPEKIVLTQEELARVIKETKSQIAGADESDASGDEDDSASDAEMDTIEPSEAPALTSDEFNFDNYDNEGDVRLANIANIAEVDPDHDLEDDEDSEAEDEIIKPTDNLLLVGHVADDAASLEVWIFNEEEESLYTHHEFILPSFPLCIEWLNHDPGSETAGNLCAVGFMDPIITIWDLDIQDLIEPTFKLGSKGNRKKNKAAFGHTDAVLDLSWNKQFPHILASGSVDQSVILWDLDEGKPHTTITSFKEKVQSIEFHSTDAQNLLTGCADGRIRLYDCRNAEAPEEGLLKWKVRGGEVEKVLWNPVDMDNFIVGTSDGQLHYADRRKPSEFLWSTKAHNEEISGICFNPEKKNLLTTTSTDGILKVWKFDESLISQVYEHDFDMGILHCMRQCPEDPYTLAFGGAKVPRCRVFNIKNFEAVRRAFDIPSVLE; this is translated from the coding sequence atggaagaAGAAATAAATACTGAATCTGAAGCCACCGTCAATTTTGTTCCAGTGATATGTTTCGTCAAACGAGGCATTGCCAAAGAACGACCCGAGAAAATTGTTCTTACCCAAGAAGAGCTAGCCAGAGTGATCAAAGAAACCAAATCTCAAATTGCTGGTGCCGATGAGAGTGATGCATCTGGCGATGAAGACGACTCTGCTTCAGATGCAGAAATGGACACCATCGAACCATCAGAAGCTCCAGCTCTAACCTCTGATGAATTCAATTTCGATAACTATGATAACGAAGGCGATGTCCGACTTGCTAACATCGCAAACATCGCCGAAGTGGATCCAGACCATGATCTTGAAGATGACGAAGATTCAGAAGCTGAAGATGAAATCATCAAACCAACCGATAATCTTCTTCTCGTTGGCCATGTTGCCGATGATGCAGCTTCCTTAGAAGTATGGATTTTCAATGAGGAAGAAGAGTCTTTGTACACTCATCATGAGTTCATACTTCCCAGCTTTCCTCTATGCATAGAATGGCTGAATCATGACCCTGGCAGTGAAACAGCTGGCAATCTTTGCGCTGTCGGCTTCATGGATCCCATCATCACTATTTGGGATCTTGACATTCAAGATCTAATTGAACCTACATTCAAACTAGGTTCCAAAGGCAATCGCAAGAAGAACAAAGCTGCTTTTGGACACACCGATGCTGTATTGGATCTGTCGTGGAACAAAcagtttccccatattcttgcCAGTGGATCTGTAGATCAATCTGTTATTCTATGGGATCTAGACGAAGGCAAGCCTCATACAACTATCACTAGTTTCAAGGAAAAGGTTCAATCAATTGAGTTTCACTCGACTGACGCTCAGAATTTGCTCACAGGTTGCGCTGATGGACGTATTCGGTTGTATGATTGTCGAAATGCTGAAGCACCAGAAGAAGGTTTATTAAAATGGAAAGTTCGCGGAGGAGAAGTTGAAAAGGTCCTTTGGAATCCAGTAGATATGGACAATTTTATAGTGGGCACAAGTGATGGTCAGTTACATTATGCTGATAGAAGAAAACCTTCAGAATTCCTTTGGTCGACAAAAGCTCATAATGAAGAAATTTCGGGAATTTGTTTTAATCCAGAGAAGAAGAATCTATTAACGACAACATCAACAGATGGAATTTTAAAAGTTTGGAAATTCGATGAAAGCTTGATTAGCCAAGTGTATGAACATGATTTCGATATGGGTATTTTACATTGTATGAGACAGTGTCCAGAAGATCCATATACTTTGGCATTTGGAGGAGCCAAAGTTCCAAGATGTAGAGTGTTTAATATTAAGAATTTTGAAGCGGTGCGCAGAGCTTTTGACATTCCTTCTGTGTTGGAGTAA